A single window of Streptomyces sudanensis DNA harbors:
- a CDS encoding cytochrome P450: protein MVTTGSPTVPRAPGAVPLLGHAWRLWRDPLGFLKSLRQAGDIVQVRLGTMPVYVVTSAELIHEVTVRQARSFEKGRLFDRLRPLAGNGLATANGEVHRMHRRLIQPMFHPQRIQVYAQVMSDNARELADSWQPGQEIELERAMAGYAVETLAKTLFSTDIGLPAVEAVRENLPVVLKNMLVRAASPKLLDRLPIRANRDFDAASARLRSVIDEVIATTRRSGETGHHDLLSVLLAARDEETGVSLTDAEVRDELSTILFAGAETTASSLAWTFHELAQRPDVEDELVAEIREVVGDRPVEIGDVPRLVAVRRVLDEVIRLHGVTMLMRRATAPVELGGHRIPEGAEVAFSLYAMHRDPGLYPDPDRFDPDRWLPERRASIDRQSYIPFGAGNRKCIGDAFVWTEATIALATLLARWSLRPVPGHTPREVPSAVAHPDRVPMVVTPRHG from the coding sequence GTGGTGACAACAGGTTCCCCGACCGTCCCCCGCGCCCCCGGGGCCGTACCGCTCCTCGGACACGCATGGAGGCTGTGGCGCGACCCGCTCGGCTTCCTCAAGTCGCTGCGGCAGGCGGGCGACATCGTCCAGGTCCGCCTCGGGACCATGCCCGTGTACGTGGTCACCTCCGCGGAGCTCATCCACGAGGTGACCGTCCGCCAGGCCCGCAGCTTCGAGAAGGGCCGGCTGTTCGACCGGCTGCGCCCCCTCGCCGGGAACGGCCTGGCCACCGCCAACGGCGAGGTGCACCGCATGCACCGCCGGCTGATCCAGCCGATGTTCCACCCGCAGCGGATCCAGGTGTACGCGCAGGTCATGAGCGACAACGCCCGTGAGCTGGCGGACTCCTGGCAGCCGGGTCAGGAGATCGAACTGGAGCGGGCGATGGCCGGGTACGCCGTCGAGACCCTCGCCAAGACCCTGTTCTCCACGGACATCGGCCTCCCGGCGGTCGAGGCGGTCCGCGAGAACCTCCCCGTCGTCCTGAAGAACATGCTCGTCCGGGCGGCGTCACCGAAACTCCTCGACCGGCTGCCCATCCGCGCCAACCGCGACTTCGACGCCGCCTCCGCACGGCTGCGGAGCGTCATCGACGAGGTGATCGCCACCACGCGCCGCTCCGGCGAGACCGGCCACCACGACCTGCTGTCGGTCCTGCTGGCCGCCCGCGACGAGGAGACCGGCGTCTCGCTGACCGACGCCGAGGTCCGCGACGAGCTGAGCACCATCCTCTTCGCCGGGGCCGAGACCACCGCGTCCTCCCTGGCCTGGACCTTCCACGAACTGGCCCAGCGCCCGGACGTGGAGGACGAACTCGTCGCGGAGATCCGGGAGGTCGTCGGGGACCGGCCCGTGGAGATCGGCGACGTGCCGCGGCTCGTCGCCGTCCGCCGCGTCCTGGACGAGGTGATCCGCCTGCACGGCGTCACCATGCTGATGCGCCGCGCCACCGCGCCCGTCGAACTGGGCGGCCACCGCATCCCCGAGGGCGCCGAGGTCGCCTTCAGCCTCTACGCCATGCACCGCGACCCGGGCCTGTACCCGGACCCGGACCGGTTCGACCCGGACCGCTGGCTCCCGGAGCGCCGCGCCTCCATCGACCGGCAGTCGTACATCCCGTTCGGCGCGGGCAACCGCAAGTGCATCGGCGACGCGTTCGTCTGGACGGAGGCGACGATCGCCCTGGCGACCCTCCTCGCCAGGTGGAGCCTGCGGCCCGTGCCCGGGCACACCCCCCGCGAGGTGCCCTCCGCGGTCGCCCACCCCGACCGCGTCCCCATGGTCGTCACGCCGCGCCACGGCTGA
- a CDS encoding MBL fold metallo-hydrolase produces the protein MFFVDTIETEGLGSRCHLAGGDGHAVVVDPPRDIDRVIAAAAARGVRLTHVVETHLHEDHVTGGPDLSRLTGASYLVPAGARASLPHLPVHDGDRVPVGTALTLRALAAPGRTPHHTAYVLEESGTPVAVFTGGSLLVGAVGRPGATEPRLAERLARAQYASVHRLAAELPDGTAVLPAYGPGSPCSSAPAGAGPSTVGAEKAGNDVFAKDADTFVADLLAGLDDAPAHHARLASLNAA, from the coding sequence GTGTTCTTCGTCGACACCATCGAGACCGAGGGGCTCGGCAGCCGCTGCCACCTGGCGGGAGGGGACGGGCACGCGGTCGTGGTCGACCCGCCCCGCGACATCGACCGCGTGATCGCCGCGGCCGCCGCCCGCGGGGTCCGCCTCACCCACGTCGTCGAGACCCACCTCCACGAGGACCACGTCACCGGCGGCCCCGACCTGTCCCGCCTCACCGGCGCCTCCTACCTCGTCCCCGCCGGGGCCCGCGCCTCCCTCCCGCACCTACCGGTCCACGACGGCGACCGCGTCCCGGTCGGCACCGCGCTCACCCTGCGGGCCCTGGCCGCCCCCGGCCGCACCCCGCACCACACCGCGTACGTCCTGGAGGAGTCGGGCACCCCCGTCGCCGTGTTCACCGGCGGTTCCCTCCTCGTCGGCGCGGTCGGCCGCCCCGGCGCGACCGAGCCCCGACTCGCCGAGCGGCTCGCCCGCGCCCAGTACGCCTCCGTCCACCGCCTCGCCGCCGAACTCCCCGACGGCACCGCCGTCCTGCCCGCGTACGGCCCCGGCAGCCCCTGCTCCTCCGCCCCGGCCGGCGCCGGGCCGTCGACCGTCGGCGCCGAGAAGGCGGGCAACGACGTCTTCGCCAAGGACGCCGACACCTTCGTCGCCGACCTGCTCGCGGGCCTCGACGACGCCCCCGCCCACCACGCGCGCCTGGCGTCCCTCAACGCCGCC
- a CDS encoding universal stress protein — MAQAPTTRVITAGVDGSPESLAAAVWAAREAELRGLPLHLLHAWRWQPLDVPLEQEREREERRAQEVLDEAEAKVRGLHPRVRVTSRLVPDTPVPALVEAGGTAEMLVVGSRGRGALLGFLLGSYGQQVIATAACPVVAVRAPRDGGAGTGAGRVVVGQQGGREESAAVLGFAFAEAAARGVGVRAVRAWSLPSLYAYSPGSMALADEAGGLEPFERKALADALAPWRERYPDVPVTEHVELGSGGQVLLSVASGAELMVVGRRVRQTPLGPRIGSVAHAVLHHAPSPVAVVPHE, encoded by the coding sequence ATGGCGCAGGCCCCGACGACCCGAGTGATCACGGCGGGGGTGGACGGCTCCCCCGAGAGCCTCGCCGCCGCCGTCTGGGCGGCGCGGGAGGCCGAGTTGCGCGGGCTGCCCCTGCACCTCCTGCACGCCTGGCGGTGGCAGCCCCTGGACGTGCCGCTGGAGCAGGAGCGGGAGCGGGAGGAGCGGCGTGCGCAGGAGGTCCTGGACGAGGCGGAGGCGAAGGTGCGCGGCCTGCACCCCCGGGTGCGGGTGACCTCCCGGCTGGTGCCGGACACCCCGGTGCCCGCCCTGGTGGAGGCCGGCGGGACGGCGGAGATGCTGGTGGTCGGCTCGCGCGGGCGGGGGGCCCTCCTGGGGTTCCTGCTCGGCTCCTACGGGCAGCAGGTGATCGCCACGGCGGCCTGTCCGGTGGTGGCGGTGCGCGCCCCGCGGGACGGCGGCGCCGGCACCGGGGCGGGCAGGGTCGTCGTCGGGCAGCAGGGCGGGCGCGAGGAAAGCGCGGCGGTGCTCGGTTTCGCGTTCGCGGAGGCGGCCGCCCGAGGGGTCGGCGTGCGCGCGGTGCGGGCCTGGAGCCTGCCGTCGCTGTACGCGTACAGCCCCGGTTCGATGGCGCTGGCCGACGAGGCGGGCGGCCTGGAGCCGTTCGAGCGCAAGGCGCTGGCCGACGCGCTGGCGCCGTGGCGGGAGCGGTACCCGGACGTGCCGGTGACCGAGCACGTCGAACTGGGCAGCGGCGGCCAGGTGTTGCTGTCGGTCGCGTCGGGCGCGGAGCTGATGGTGGTCGGCCGCCGGGTGCGGCAGACCCCGCTGGGGCCGCGGATCGGTTCGGTGGCGCACGCGGTCCTGCACCACGCGCCGTCCCCGGTGGCGGTCGTCCCGCACGAGTGA
- a CDS encoding DUF1876 domain-containing protein: MTRTLEWRIAMDLVEDGDTTEARAVLDTGRSTITGRGSARRNPEDEDVPLIGDELAASRAMSDLARQLMRLAYRDIGEAGAGMSGEADRDTPYGWSTPVR; this comes from the coding sequence ATGACCCGGACGCTGGAGTGGAGGATCGCGATGGACCTGGTGGAGGACGGGGACACCACCGAGGCGCGCGCGGTCCTCGACACCGGAAGGTCGACGATCACCGGCCGCGGCTCCGCCCGGCGCAACCCGGAGGACGAGGACGTCCCGCTGATCGGCGACGAGCTGGCCGCCAGCCGCGCGATGAGCGACCTCGCCCGCCAGTTGATGCGCCTGGCGTACCGGGACATCGGAGAGGCGGGCGCGGGGATGTCCGGCGAGGCCGACCGGGACACCCCGTACGGCTGGTCGACGCCGGTCCGCTGA
- a CDS encoding CBS domain-containing protein, giving the protein MRHRSVADLMTPEAVAVQPGTPFMEIARLLDEYGITAVPVVDGDERPVGVVSEADLLRRHTTGERGPGTAEGLMTSPAVVARPEWSAVEAARVMERHRIKRLPVVDASGRLIGVLSRSDLIQLFLRRDRAIQEEILEDVVTRTLGLPPSAVTVHVDDGTVTLSGTLGRRSLVPILVRLCETVDGVVAVDDRLAYETDDTGTAAT; this is encoded by the coding sequence ATGAGGCACCGCAGCGTGGCGGATCTGATGACGCCGGAGGCCGTGGCCGTGCAGCCCGGCACCCCCTTCATGGAGATCGCGCGGCTGCTCGACGAGTACGGCATCACGGCCGTGCCCGTGGTGGACGGGGACGAGCGGCCGGTCGGCGTGGTGTCGGAGGCGGACCTGCTGCGCCGGCACACCACCGGGGAGCGGGGGCCGGGCACCGCCGAGGGCCTGATGACCAGCCCGGCCGTGGTGGCGCGGCCGGAGTGGAGCGCGGTCGAGGCGGCCCGGGTGATGGAGCGGCACCGCATCAAGCGGCTGCCCGTGGTGGACGCCTCGGGGCGGCTCATCGGGGTGCTGAGCCGCAGCGACCTGATCCAGTTGTTCCTGCGGCGCGACCGGGCGATCCAGGAGGAGATCCTGGAGGACGTGGTGACCCGCACGCTGGGCCTGCCGCCCTCCGCCGTCACCGTCCACGTGGACGACGGGACGGTGACGCTCAGCGGCACCCTCGGGCGCAGGAGCCTGGTGCCGATCCTGGTGCGACTGTGCGAGACGGTCGACGGGGTGGTGGCGGTGGACGACCGGCTCGCCTACGAGACGGACGACACGGGGACCGCGGCGACCTGA
- a CDS encoding Crp/Fnr family transcriptional regulator: MTRAPRINALPAPHRERLMALSREVAFEPGHRLFDERRPADRFWIIRTGAVTLDSRVPGSPRPAVIEMLGHGELVGLSWMFPPYEWELGAEAMSLVRASEFDAAVVRELCAAETAFGYALTQWVGQVLSHRLQSTRVRLLDMYAPHGSGVF; the protein is encoded by the coding sequence ATGACCAGAGCTCCGAGGATCAACGCCCTGCCGGCTCCGCACCGGGAGCGGCTGATGGCCCTCTCCCGGGAGGTCGCGTTCGAACCCGGGCACCGGCTCTTCGACGAGCGCCGGCCGGCGGACCGGTTCTGGATCATCCGGACGGGCGCCGTCACCCTGGATTCGCGGGTGCCGGGGAGTCCGCGCCCCGCCGTGATCGAGATGCTCGGCCACGGCGAGCTGGTCGGCCTGTCGTGGATGTTCCCGCCGTACGAGTGGGAGCTGGGCGCGGAGGCGATGAGCCTGGTGCGCGCCTCCGAGTTCGACGCGGCGGTGGTGCGGGAGCTGTGCGCGGCGGAGACCGCGTTCGGGTACGCGCTGACGCAGTGGGTGGGGCAGGTCCTCTCCCACCGGTTGCAGTCGACGCGGGTGCGGCTGCTCGACATGTACGCGCCGCACGGCAGCGGCGTGTTCTGA
- a CDS encoding helix-turn-helix domain-containing protein, giving the protein MSGPERHRGDIGRRVAARREQLGLSREDVALRAGSAPGYLQYLEEQAAVPGMGFLLRLADALETTVGALTGGTADLPSGVGQAAYRPELVELDPDECRQLLGTHGVGRVAVTTHEGPAIVPVNYVAAGGEIAFRTSPDSLPGRAAGREVAFEVDHIDEAFSRGWSVLLVGPARVVTDPGEARALAERAFTTPWAGAERDLWVVVAPARVTGRRIRVHRLRPESGA; this is encoded by the coding sequence ATGTCCGGACCCGAGCGCCACAGGGGCGACATCGGCCGCCGCGTCGCGGCCCGCCGCGAACAGCTCGGCCTGTCCCGGGAGGACGTCGCGCTGCGCGCGGGGTCGGCACCCGGCTACCTGCAGTACCTGGAGGAGCAGGCGGCCGTCCCCGGGATGGGCTTCCTGCTGCGGCTCGCCGACGCCCTGGAGACCACCGTCGGCGCCCTCACCGGCGGCACCGCCGACCTGCCGTCCGGCGTGGGGCAGGCGGCCTACCGCCCCGAGCTGGTCGAGCTGGACCCCGACGAGTGCCGGCAGCTGCTCGGCACCCACGGGGTGGGCCGCGTCGCCGTCACCACGCACGAGGGCCCGGCCATCGTGCCCGTCAACTACGTCGCCGCCGGCGGCGAGATCGCCTTCCGCACCTCGCCCGACTCGCTTCCCGGCAGGGCCGCGGGCCGCGAGGTCGCCTTCGAGGTGGACCACATCGACGAGGCCTTCAGCCGGGGGTGGAGCGTCCTCCTGGTCGGCCCCGCCCGCGTCGTCACCGACCCCGGCGAGGCCCGGGCGCTGGCGGAGCGGGCGTTCACCACGCCCTGGGCCGGTGCCGAGCGGGACCTGTGGGTGGTCGTCGCCCCCGCCCGCGTCACCGGCCGGCGCATCCGCGTCCACCGCCTCCGCCCGGAGTCCGGCGCCTGA